A stretch of the Duncaniella dubosii genome encodes the following:
- a CDS encoding tyrosine-type recombinase/integrase: protein MGKAARPFPTGHFRLYKTRQTKNDRPLVVQIEYAVKSVAVRRSTGISVKEKDWNPNENKGRGGVRASYGPDYRNINSRLTKSVSEFDSKIASWCEKHPDRLTVETMRALLDDHPTTREDKGIDFVSYVSDLLKNELDRNKIGQSVYRNGLSAMKIFREFLKSEKRGTYAPDSIYISEISTELIESHIKWRREIKDNSDDTINHALTPILKGCQQAMVMGYIPVALNAAIQKMRIIKTVSLQKNDESSVKHLSKKELECLIKFYTEDKEARRKEYIEMFLFALYACGLRVIDIITLQWSDIDFDKRTLNKIQVKTKNRNVIPLSDQAMGILEQWKGRYNRFVFGLLDDDFNLDDTDALYRVRNTKTRGINQALNVIGEKLGLSFSLTFHVGRHTFAVLSLNNGMDMTMVSQLLGHSSTEITEKVYAHFMPARLREELSKIKLPSL, encoded by the coding sequence ATGGGTAAAGCAGCAAGACCATTCCCGACCGGACATTTCCGGTTGTACAAGACCAGACAAACCAAGAATGATCGCCCTCTGGTGGTCCAGATTGAATATGCTGTCAAATCAGTGGCAGTCAGACGCTCTACCGGGATCTCTGTCAAAGAAAAGGACTGGAATCCTAACGAGAACAAGGGACGTGGCGGTGTCAGGGCAAGCTACGGACCTGACTATCGCAATATCAACAGCCGGCTTACCAAAAGCGTCAGTGAGTTTGACTCCAAGATAGCGTCTTGGTGTGAGAAGCACCCCGACCGTTTGACAGTAGAGACCATGAGGGCTCTTCTTGACGACCACCCGACAACACGCGAGGACAAAGGTATTGATTTTGTGAGTTATGTGTCAGACCTCCTTAAAAACGAACTGGACCGAAATAAAATCGGTCAGAGTGTATATCGCAATGGCCTGAGCGCCATGAAAATATTCCGTGAGTTCCTGAAATCGGAAAAACGCGGTACGTATGCACCCGACAGCATTTATATCTCCGAGATTTCCACGGAGCTTATAGAGTCACACATAAAGTGGAGACGCGAGATCAAGGACAACAGTGACGATACCATAAACCATGCCCTGACCCCTATACTCAAAGGCTGTCAACAGGCAATGGTCATGGGATACATTCCGGTGGCTCTCAATGCCGCCATACAGAAGATGAGAATCATCAAGACCGTATCACTCCAGAAGAATGATGAGTCAAGCGTGAAGCATCTTTCCAAAAAGGAACTGGAGTGTCTTATAAAGTTTTACACGGAAGATAAGGAAGCGAGACGAAAGGAATATATCGAGATGTTCCTGTTTGCCCTATATGCCTGTGGTTTGCGTGTCATTGACATCATCACCCTGCAATGGTCTGACATAGACTTCGACAAACGGACTCTTAACAAGATACAGGTCAAGACAAAAAACAGGAATGTTATACCCCTAAGCGACCAGGCTATGGGAATACTTGAACAGTGGAAAGGTCGATACAATCGCTTTGTTTTCGGATTGCTTGACGATGACTTTAACCTTGATGACACAGATGCCCTGTACCGTGTGAGGAACACAAAGACACGTGGTATCAATCAAGCTCTCAATGTGATTGGTGAAAAACTGGGACTATCATTCAGTCTCACATTCCATGTCGGACGCCACACCTTTGCAGTCCTGAGCCTTAACAACGGTATGGACATGACGATGGTGAGCCAGCTTCTCGGTCATTCCTCTACTGAAATAACCGAGAAAGTCTACGCTCACTTTATGCCGGCAAGGCTACGTGAGGAGCTGAGCAAGATTAAGTTGCCATCCCTTTAG
- a CDS encoding DUF2795 domain-containing protein — protein MYWTLELASKLEDAPWPATKEELIDYAMRSGAPMEVIENLQEIEDEGDTYECIEDIWPDYPQKEDFLFNEEEY, from the coding sequence ATGTATTGGACACTCGAATTGGCATCAAAACTCGAAGACGCACCCTGGCCCGCCACCAAGGAAGAACTCATAGACTACGCCATGCGTTCCGGCGCACCGATGGAAGTAATCGAAAACCTTCAGGAAATCGAAGATGAAGGCGACACCTACGAATGTATCGAAGACATCTGGCCCGACTACCCCCAGAAAGAAGACTTTCTGTTTAATGAGGAGGAGTATTAA